AAGGCCACGTTGCAAACTTTTTATGTTGCAAAATCCAAACTGTTCCtcttgtttttcagtctctttcaATGCTGCTAAATGGTACTCCATTTGCCTTTGTTATTGACCTTGCTGCACTTGCCTCTCGCCGTGAATACCTCAAACTTGACAAATGGCTGACTGACAAAATCCGAGAGCACGGGGTGGGTGGCGTGAGTTGAGCCTTTAATTTACAACAATTATACATGCACATTGCTACAAAAGTTACTTGTATATAGTGTATGACAGTTATTTACCTGTTTGCCGTTCTAGGAGCCCTTCATCCAGGCATGTGTAACGTTCCTGAAGAGGCGCTGTCCCTCTATTATGGGTGGTTTGGCCCCAGAGAAGGACCAGCCCAAAAGCGCCCAGCTCCCCCCGGAAACGATGGCTACCATGCTGGGCTGTCTGCAGTCCTGTGCTGGGTGAGTTTTCCGTGTTTCCATCAGAGGTTGAGTCATTAGACCTATGATCACATTTGTGACCGGTATGCTCCCTATCATTACTTCAATCATATTAAATGGTTGTGCCAAAAGGTCTAGGTTCCATAATATAACATGAACTTGAAATTAATTATCTTTCTAAATATGAAACAAGGTCATATAGTTAAATAATTTATGTATTTTTCAGGAGTGTGTCTCAAGAGCTCTCTGAGACTATCTTGACCATGGTTGCCAACTGTAGCAACGTCATGAACAAAGCCCGCCAGCCACCACCGGGGGTCATGCCAAAGGGACGTGCTCCCAGCACCAGCAGCCTAGACGCCATTTCCCCTGTGCAGGTATCGGTGTCTCCTCTCCAGGTGAAGGGCATTGCATCTATGTTCTCTAACACTGTTATTGGGTAATGTGTATCGGCTAGAAACATTGTACTTTCATCATCCCCTGAATTTACAGTTGTTCCATTCTGTGTTCTAGATGGATCCCCTGACAGCCATGGGCTCACTGAACCTGAGCAGCTCTGCcacctctcacacacagagcATGCAGGGCTTCCCTACCCCGCTGGGCTCTGCCTTCAGCAACCCCCAGTCCCCAGCTAAGGCCTTCCCTCCACtgtccaaccccaaccccagcacACCGTTTGGGGGGATTGGAAGCCTCTCTTCACAGCTAGGTAACACAGGTATGAGTAGAGAAACTGCCATAGAGATAATTTCATAGTGTTTTGATTACAATATAATGGAGGACTACACCTGTGTGTTTTTCTTTTGTCTAGGTCCGCTGGGATCAGGCATTGGTTCTGGTCTTGGAATGCCAGCGGTGAGCAGCGATCCGTTTGGGACGAGGAAGATGAGCACACCGGGCCTGAATCCAACCACCTTTCAGCAGAGTAAGATGAAGGCCTgtaagtggtggtggtgtgactGAGTGTGCTAGGCGCCTCAACTGTATTTCCTCCCAAAACGTTCTCTTAATATCTCCTAATGGGCTCTTGAAGTAGTGGTTTTACTGGAGTTAATTACAAATGCTTTAACATTTCTCATCTAAAAACATTGAGTACAATCTGGGAAGAAAAACAGTGTCTTTCACACATTGAATCAGAGGAAATACAGGTCAGTCTTCCATTAAACACAAATTGGCAAATTCCTATGCTCCTAATTGACAGGAATGGATTTGGATTTTTGGTACAATCCTTGTACATATGTGTTTTTGTGTGGTGTTTATTGGATTGATAGTGAAAAATGTCCTAAGCTTGTTTTGAATGActtggaaaatgttttatttgctGTGATTGAAACTACTATTGAAATAGTTACAAAGGGTTTTCTATGGCAGTGTTTGATTTAGTCTGACCTTTTTCCCAGCTGATTTATCTCAGGTGTGGCCCGAGGCTAACCAGCACTTTAGTAAGGAGATTGACGATGAGGCTAACAGTTACTTCCAGCGCATCTACAACCACCCTCCGCACCCCACCATGTCTGTGGATGAGGTGAGTCCCTGAGTAAAATAGTCTGCAGTTGTTTCAGGCACTGACCCAGTGATGGTGTTTATCCTCAAGCTGACAGCTGTTTAAGCCATGGTGCCCCTCTCTTTGCAGGTGCTGGAGATGTTGCAGAGGTTCAAGGACTCCACCATCAAGCGAGAGCGGGAGGTCTTTAACTGTATGCTGAGGAACTTGTTTGAGGAGTACCGCTTCTTCCCCCAGTACCCCGACAAGGAGCTGCACATCACCGCCTGCCTGTTCGGGGGGATCATCGAGAAGGGTCTTGTCACCTACATGGCCCTTGGACTGGCCCTCAGATATGTCCTTGAGGCCTTAAGGAAGCCATTTGGATCCAAAATGTATTACTTTGGAATCGCTGCTCTAGATAGATTCAAAAATAGGTATGGACTTGCTGTTGCTATAGAATGTTGTGCATGTATGATTCAAATGATCTGTGATCTGCTGTAAGGGTaatttgatctctctctctaggctgaAGGACTATCCCCAATATTGTCAGCACTTGGCCTCGATCGGCCACTTTCTGCAATTCCCCCTCCATTTGCAAGAGGTAATTGGATTTCCTGTGTATTTGTGAGACAATTTGTCGTTCTTCATCTGTACAAGTAccttgtcttttatactgatctCCGCACCACCTTAGCCAGAGGTGCGGATCCTACTTCACGATAAATAAGTCTCTCGCTCTGGCACTTTCGAATATCCTGTGCGTGCAGTATATCGAGTATGGCCAACAGTCACGGGATCCTCCAGTGAAGATGCAAGGATCAATCACCACCCCTGGAAGCCTGGCGTTGGCTCAAGCTCAGGCCCAGTCTCAGCCTCCCAAAGCCCCCCAGCCTGGACAGCCCAGCACCCTGGTCACCACAGCTACCGCCACCACCACTGTCGCCAAAACCACTACCATCACCCGACCTACCCCTGGCAGCTTCAAGAAGGATGTGCCGGTGAGTACCTGAGACAATTGTACCATATATGCCTATGCTTTTAGCTGGCCATGTGAAATGACGCCAGCGACCTAGTGCTTCAGTGTTTGTTTACTGCGTTGCTATAGTTTCATTGTCAATGGCAACACTAAACAGTTCCATGAGGTTTCTCTAATTTTTACAACGATATGCCGCTCATTTTTGTGTGCACGCTTGCGTTTCAAGCAAATGGGGCAGGTCTAAGAGAATGAGAATCTGTTTCTAATGCGGTTATTGAAGAAATAATTAATATACTGTGATTGTTTGGCAAGAATGCACTAAGTAATAATTTTATGAGAATTTGAGGTAGTGTAAAATTATGATTTCCAAAGTGGAGGTTAGTAGATTGTAAAGCATTTTGTTCTGAGTGTATATTCTAATCTATTAATTTCAGCCTTCCATCAACACCACAAACATTGACACTCTGCTAGTAGCAACAGACCAAACTGAGAGGATTGTGGAACCACCAGAGAATGTTCAAGAGAAAATTGCTTTCATCTTCAATAACTTGTCACAATCCAACATGACACAGAAGGTAGAGATACATTTTTGTTTGCTTACTGTATTAAACATCTTGGTTTTGGTCCACTTAAATACATTTCTGTAATTTTACAAATACTTGTCTTTTCATCCAACTCCCAAGGTCGAGGAGTTAAAGGAAACTGTGAAAGAGGAGTTTATGCCCTGGGTTTCCCAGTATCTGGTCATGAAGAGGGTCAGCATCGAGCCCAACTTCCACAGCCTATATTCCAACTTTCTAGACACCCTGAAGAACCCTGAGTTTGTCAAAATGGTCCTGAATGAAACTTACAGAAACATCAAGGTGTGTGATTATTCACTTAAACAACATTTATGGAAAATGTGTAAACTCATATCACGTTTAAGAGAGCTACTTTAACACTAGCCTTTTCTCTCTCCATGTGTCAGGTTCTCCTTACCTCTGATAAGGCAGCTGCAAACTTCTCTGATCGATCCCTACTGAAGAATTTGGGCCACTGGCTTGGCATGATCACTCTGGCTAAAAACAAGCCCATCCTGTACACGGTGAGTACATTTCCTCACTTTCAAATGTTGGCCTGTATAGAACTTTCCATTTGTTTTCCTCCCAACAAATAACCAAACGCTTGTAACTGTGCCCCTAGATGGTATTTTGTTGTTTATCCTGCCTTTTTTGTAAAACTTTTTTTAGGATTTGGAGGTGAAATCCCTCTTGTTGGAAGCCTATGTCAAGGGGCAGCAGGAGCTACTCTATGTGGTCCCGTTTGTTGCCAAAGTCCTGGAATCCAGTTTGCGTAGCGTGGTAAGACCACATCTCACAAGCATTTTCAAATGTATCAATAGGTATCTGAATTCACATTTTAATTTCTAGGGAACAACTTTAGCAATGTTATCAAAGTGATAATGACAAAGTGAGCTTAGGCCCAACACAGACAAAGCCAGCCCCGGCAGGCATGACCTACAGGAATAGcgagacagccaatccaacagaCAATATGGTTGGGTCTGGAGTTGAACTAGGTACTAGTTTTTCCTGGTCATGTCCCATGGTCAAGAGAAACTATGGGCCCTAAGACTGACTCAGTCCCATCAGGCAGAGTACCTACCGGAGCTGACAGGGAGCCAGTCCTTCCAGGCAGAATACCTACAGCAGCAGACAGGGAGCCAGCCAGAACTAGATGATGTAGACCATTATAGGCAGTATTATAGCCCATCTCCAGAAGAAGCAAAGAGGCGCAAAGTATGTGTGCTATTTTTGCTCCATAAAAATAATATTTGGTTAAACGTGGTTTTGGACCAAATAGCTCTCTGGGTACATTATTTATGCCCACTGGAATTATGTATTTGCACACTTTTTTTTCCTTCTCTGTTATACCTTATTTCATTGTTTTTAAGAGCAGGTTAAATGTTTTCTCAGATCTTCCGACCTCAGAATCCCTGGACCATGGCCATCATGAATGTTCTGGCAGAGTTGCATACGGAACATGATCTAAAGGTCCTGGAACCCTTTCTCTTTCATCCACCAGCATTGACATGTTTTTACTTTTCACATACTGATTGTCATTGTGCCTCTTTCCCCACTACAGCTGAACTTAAAGTTTGAGATTGAGGTGCTGTGTAAGAACTTATCACTGGACATCAACGACCTGAAGCCTGGCACCCTTCTGAAAGACAAAGACAAGTTGAAGAGTCTGGAGGAGCAGCTCTCTGCACCAAAGAAAGAGGCCAAGCCCCCTGAAGAAATGATCCCTATTGTTAGCACAGGTATCCAGCACTTTCAAACTGGGATGCCTCTTGTCGGTGTGTGGATATCTTTCTATCAATTTTATTTCAAATGTTTGTTTAATCTGAATGTCATCATGTATATTGAAATGTTAATATTTAATCACAATTGTTGAATAATATTTTAGCCCATCTTAAGTTCCATCATTTGAATGTAGAATGACAACCTGGATTTGTAGTGTTTGGCCAAGAACATTTaacctttttttgttttgttcaagCCGCTGTGCTTGAGCTCTTTTTCCCCCTGTATTTTAATCACAATAGTGTTTTTGTAACCAACAGGAGACTTTCTTCCATTTGCAGCTGCACCATCCACTCCCGCCCCAACCACCACTTGCTCAGCTACTGGGCCCCCTACCCCGCAGTTTAGCTATCATGACATCAATGTGTACGCCCTTGCAGGGCTAGCCCCTCACATCAATATCAACATCAATGTAAGTAGCACCTTCACTCAAACACCTTGTGACGAATACACATGGTAAGTCTTGAGTTGTGGCGGTACTAACACTCTTCACTCCCTGCAGATCCCCTTGCTTCAAGCCCACCCTCAGCTCAAGCAGTGTGTGAGACAGTCCATTGAGCGGGCTGTGCAAGAGCTTGTCCACCCCGTAGTGGACCGCTCCATCAAGATTGCCATGACCACCTGCGAGCAGATCGTCAGGAAGGACTTTGCTCTGGACTCGGAGGAGTCGCGCATGCGTGTGGCAGCTCATCATATGATGCGCAACCTGACCGCCGGGATGGCCATGATCACCTGCCGGGAGCCCCTGCTCATGAGCATCGCCACCAACCTGAAGAACAGCTTTGCCGCTGCCCTCAGGGTAGTCATCTTCATTCTCTCCCATTTCACATGCACGAAGAGCTATATAAAATATTATTAGTGGTGTTCTTGCTTATAACTGCTCCTGTCCCCCTCCAGGCCCCCACCCCCCagcagagagagatgatggaggaagCTGCTGCCAGGGTTGCCCAGGACAACTGTGAGCTGGCCTGCTGCTTCATCCAGAAGACTGCAGTGGAGAAGGCTGGCCCAGAGATGGACAAGAGGCTGGCGACGGTGAGTTTAGTTATAGGCATGTTTGTGTTCTCACTGGGATGCTACTCTTGTCTGTATACTGTCCAGTACTTTATCTAATGGCTGACTGTTGTACCTGTACCCTTCCTCTCCTGTAGGAGTTTGAGCTGAGGAAGCATGCCCGTCAGGAGGGCCGTCGCTACTGTGACCCCGTTGTGCTGACCTACCAGGCTGAGCGCATGCCAGAGCAGATCAGACTCAAGGTGAGCACTCCATTGGTTTCTTTCCTAGTATTGGTATAGTcggacatgaatttaaaaatatatatttcatgaATGGGATATCAAACATTGCTTTTGCATCTGGACTATTTACTGAGTGATATTTCTGACACAGGTTGGAGGCGTAGACCCCAAACAGCTGGCGGTGTATGAGGAGTTTGCCCGGAATGTTCCAGGCTTCCTACCCAGCAACGACCTGTCTCAGCCCACAGGATTCCTTGCCCAGCCCATGAAGGTAAGGCTCTTTGGCCCTGGAAGAGAACTCACCAATATTGCATTTGCTGCTATCTTGACATAACCCAACCTTATTTTAAGGTTAAGGACGTTACTCAAGTACCATATGAATGTATCTCTCCTGtgttttattacagcaacaggcaTGGGCCACGGACGACGTGGCTCAGATCTATGACAAGTGCATGGCAGACCTGGAGCAGCACCTCCACGCCATCCCTCCAGCGCTGGCCATGAACCCTCAGACCCAGGCTTTGCGCAGCCTATTGGAGGCTGTGGCCCTAGCCAGGAACTCCCGGGACGGCATCGCCGCTCTGGGGCTGCTGCAGAAGGTCAGGGACTAGTTCTCACACAGCCACATTGGAAATGCATGCATGCATAGACAAGTAGCTTAGGTCTCAGTAGAAAAGCTTTTCTACTaactgtctctctcgctccagGCTGTGGAGGGTCTGCTGGATGCTACCAGTGGTGCCGATGCCGACTTGCTTCTGCGGTACAGGGAGTGCCACCTGCTGGTGCTCAAAGCCCTCCAGGACGGCCGGGCATATGGGCCACTGTGGTGCAACAAGCAGATTACCAGGTTGGTATCCCCCATAAAACCAACTCATGGGAATCTTTTTGGCTTTAATGGGGATGGAAAACTAAATCAACTCATCGATTTTTGTTAACTTTTGGGGTATGTTTGATCTGTTCCAGGTGCCTGATTGAGTGCCGTGATGAGTACAAGTACAACGTGGAGGCTGTGGAGCTGCTGATCAGAAACCACCTGGTCAACATGCAGCAGTACGACCTGCACCTGGCACAGGtaaacaccactacacacaccttTATTAAGGGTTGCGATGTTTGTTTTCGGGTGCACAACTCAATCTGAATAGTCCGTCTCAATTCTATAAAACTGTGTAATGGGCTTAGTGTGTTTTGTACCTGTGTGTCAGTGTCTTACAACCATGTGTTTCTGTCTAGTCTATGGAGAATGGGCTGCACTACATGGCGGTGGCATTTGCCATGCAGCTGGTGAAGCTGCTGttggtggatgaacgcagtgtgAGCCACATTACCGAGGCAGACTTGTTCCACACTATCGAGACTCTGATGCGAACCAGCGCCCACTCCAGGGCCAACGCACCTGAGGGGTAAGTCCTTTTCTGTCcgaataatatttttttttgtcTGGGTCGTGTTCTTTAGTGCACACTCTAGCAAAACCTTTTGAAATGGAAAACTAAAATGGGCGTTTCTTAATGGACTAGTTCAGTTAGTCCCGTGCTGTCTGTCAGTTTTCCATTTTGTGTGTTGTGAATACGACCCTGGAGATGTGTGGTTGGTGTACATACGTTTGTAGCTCTTTCTAACTGATGTATATCTGTCCTTTTACCTCAAGGCTTCCTCAGCTGATGGACGTGGTCCGTTCCAACTACGAGGCCATGATCGACCGGGCCCACGGAGGACCCAACTTTATGATGCACTCTGGCATCTCCCAGGCATCCGAGTACGACGACCCACCGGGCCTGAGGGAGAAGGCTGAGTACCTGCTGAGGGAATGGGTCAACCTGTACCACTCTGCAGCCGCTGGCCGGGACAGCACCAAGGCCTTCTCTGCCTTTGTGGGCCAGGTACAGGACAGCACACACTTGTCTTTATTTTAGTTTCACAGTCTTTGCCTTATGACGACCGCCTGTCTCCTCCAAGCCAGTCAGAGCGCTGTTTGCCTTCACAACACGAGCACAGCTCCAGTTGTGGCCTTGACACAGTGGGGCCTTAGTGCTAGAGCAGTGCACATAGCAGCAACTCCATTTTCTTCCAAACCACTGCACCCAGCAGCAGTGTTATGAGACTGTACATCAATATTCATACTAAGATTATCTTAGTAAAATGTACACAATTTTAACTATTATGGATGACTAGACGTATATGGCCATTCTCACTACTGTACTTACTGTCCTCCCCAGATGCACCAGCAGGGCATTCTGAAGACCGATGACCTGATCACTCGTTTCTTCCGGCTGTGCACGGAGATGTGTGTGGAGATCAGCTACCGCGCCCAggccgagcagcagcacaacccCGCGGCCAGCGCCGCCATCATCAGAGCCAAGTGTTACCATAACCTGGATGCCTTTGTGCGCCTCATCGCCCTGCTGGTCAAGCACTCCGGAGAGGCCACCAACACTGTCACCAAGATCAACCTGCTCAACAAGGTTAATATCAGGAGGCTCCTCACCATGGAGTCTGTAGAATCAGCTCTGCTTTGTAAAGATATCTCGGAAAGACAACCGTACATTTGAAATCAGCAAGCTGACAACGCAATTCATAGTTCTGAGTTTTCTTTTAAAACCCTTCACAGATTTCCGATAAAGGCTCTTGGGAAATTACATTACTGGACTCATCAATGTGTCCCTTGACTGTTCTCAGGTTCTAGGTATTGTGGTTGGAGTGTTGATCCAGGACCATGATGTGAGGCAGACTGAGTTCCAGCAGTTGCCTTACCACCGCATCTTCATCATGCTGTTGCTCGAGCTCAATGCCCCCGAGCACGTGCTGGAGACCATCAACTTCCAGACCCTCACCGCCTTCTGGTAAATGCCTGTTAGAAAAGCCATAGGAGATCCAATGTTTCTTTGTGGAATACAGCATACAATTCTATGATTGGTTTTCACTGGGGGTATTTATCA
This is a stretch of genomic DNA from Oncorhynchus nerka isolate Pitt River linkage group LG25, Oner_Uvic_2.0, whole genome shotgun sequence. It encodes these proteins:
- the cnot1 gene encoding CCR4-NOT transcription complex subunit 1 isoform X14, with product MNLDSLSLALSQISYLVDNLTKKNYRASQQEIQHIVNRHGPEADRHLLRCLFSHVDFSGDGKSSGKDFHQFLIQECVSLISKPNFISTLCYAIDNPLHYQKSLKPSAHLFTQLSKVLKLSKVQEVIFGLALLNSCNADLRGFAAQFVKQKLPDLLRSYVDADLGVNQEGGFQDIAIEVLHLLLSHLLFGQKGASGVGQEQIDAFLKTLCRDFPQARCPVVLAPLLYPEKRDILMDRILPDSGELAKTMMESSLAEFMQEVGYGFCASLDECRNIILQYGVREVTASQVARVLGMMARTHSGLSDGIPLQSISAPGSGIWSDGKDKSDGSQAHTWNVEVLIDVVKEVNPNLNFKEVTYELDHPGFMIRDSKGLQMVVYGIQRGLGMEVFPVDLIYRPWKHAEGQLSFIQHSLMSPDVFCFADYPCHTVAIDILKAPPEDDNREIATWKSLDLVESLLRLSEVGQYEQVKQLFSFPIKHCPDMLVLALLQISTSWHTLRHELISTLMPIFLGNHPNSAIILHYAWHGQGQSPSIRQLIMHSMAEWYMRGEQYDQAKLSRILDVAQDLKSLSMLLNGTPFAFVIDLAALASRREYLKLDKWLTDKIREHGEPFIQACVTFLKRRCPSIMGGLAPEKDQPKSAQLPPETMATMLGCLQSCAGSVSQELSETILTMVANCSNVMNKARQPPPGVMPKGRAPSTSSLDAISPVQVSVSPLQMDPLTAMGSLNLSSSATSHTQSMQGFPTPLGSAFSNPQSPAKAFPPLSNPNPSTPFGGIGSLSSQLGNTGPLGSGIGSGLGMPAVSSDPFGTRKMSTPGLNPTTFQQSKMKASDLSQVWPEANQHFSKEIDDEANSYFQRIYNHPPHPTMSVDEVLEMLQRFKDSTIKREREVFNCMLRNLFEEYRFFPQYPDKELHITACLFGGIIEKGLVTYMALGLALRYVLEALRKPFGSKMYYFGIAALDRFKNRLKDYPQYCQHLASIGHFLQFPLHLQECVQYIEYGQQSRDPPVKMQGSITTPGSLALAQAQAQSQPPKAPQPGQPSTLVTTATATTTVAKTTTITRPTPGSFKKDVPPSINTTNIDTLLVATDQTERIVEPPENVQEKIAFIFNNLSQSNMTQKVEELKETVKEEFMPWVSQYLVMKRVSIEPNFHSLYSNFLDTLKNPEFVKMVLNETYRNIKVLLTSDKAAANFSDRSLLKNLGHWLGMITLAKNKPILYTDLEVKSLLLEAYVKGQQELLYVVPFVAKVLESSLRSVIFRPQNPWTMAIMNVLAELHTEHDLKLNLKFEIEVLCKNLSLDINDLKPGTLLKDKDKLKSLEEQLSAPKKEAKPPEEMIPIVSTGDFLPFAAAPSTPAPTTTCSATGPPTPQFSYHDINVYALAGLAPHINININIPLLQAHPQLKQCVRQSIERAVQELVHPVVDRSIKIAMTTCEQIVRKDFALDSEESRMRVAAHHMMRNLTAGMAMITCREPLLMSIATNLKNSFAAALRAPTPQQREMMEEAAARVAQDNCELACCFIQKTAVEKAGPEMDKRLATEFELRKHARQEGRRYCDPVVLTYQAERMPEQIRLKVGGVDPKQLAVYEEFARNVPGFLPSNDLSQPTGFLAQPMKQQAWATDDVAQIYDKCMADLEQHLHAIPPALAMNPQTQALRSLLEAVALARNSRDGIAALGLLQKAVEGLLDATSGADADLLLRYRECHLLVLKALQDGRAYGPLWCNKQITRCLIECRDEYKYNVEAVELLIRNHLVNMQQYDLHLAQSMENGLHYMAVAFAMQLVKLLLVDERSVSHITEADLFHTIETLMRTSAHSRANAPEGLPQLMDVVRSNYEAMIDRAHGGPNFMMHSGISQASEYDDPPGLREKAEYLLREWVNLYHSAAAGRDSTKAFSAFVGQMHQQGILKTDDLITRFFRLCTEMCVEISYRAQAEQQHNPAASAAIIRAKCYHNLDAFVRLIALLVKHSGEATNTVTKINLLNKVLGIVVGVLIQDHDVRQTEFQQLPYHRIFIMLLLELNAPEHVLETINFQTLTAFCNTFHILRPTKAPGFVYAWLELISHRIFIARMLAHTPQQKGWPMYAQLLIDLFKYLAPFLRNVELNKPMQILYKGTLRVLLVLLHDFPEFLCDYHYGFCDVIPPNCIQLRNLILSAFPRNMRLPDPFTPNLKVDMLSEINIAPRILTNFTGVMPSQFKKDLDSYLKTRSPVTFLSELRSNLQVSNEPGNRYNIQLINALVLYVGTQAIAHIHNKGSTPSMSTITHSAHMDIFQNLAVDLDTEGRYLFLNAIANQLRYPNSHTHYFSCTMLYLFAEANTEAIQEQITRVLLERLIVNRPHPWGLLITFIELIKNPAFKFWSHDFVHCAPEIEKLFQSVAQCCMGQKQAQQVMEGTGAS
- the cnot1 gene encoding CCR4-NOT transcription complex subunit 1 isoform X2; this encodes MNLDSLSLALSQISYLVDNLTKKNYRASQQEIQHIVNRHGPEADRHLLRCLFSHVDFSGDGKSSGKDFHQFLIQECVSLISKPNFISTLCYAIDNPLHYQKSLKPSAHLFTQLSKVLKLSKVQEVIFGLALLNSCNADLRGFAAQFVKQKLPDLLRSYVDADLGVNQEGGFQDIAIEVLHLLLSHLLFGQKGASGVGQEQIDAFLKTLCRDFPQARCPVVLAPLLYPEKRDILMDRILPDSGELAKTMMESSLAEFMQEVGYGFCASLDECRNIILQYGVREVTASQVARVLGMMARTHSGLSDGIPLQSISAPGSGIWSDGKDKSDGSQAHTWNVEVLIDVVKEVNPNLNFKEVTYELDHPGFMIRDSKGLQMVVYGIQRGLGMEVFPVDLIYRPWKHAEGQLSFIQHSLMSPDVFCFADYPCHTVAIDILKAPPEDDNREIATWKSLDLVESLLRLSEVGQYEQVKQLFSFPIKHCPDMLVLALLQISTSWHTLRHELISTLMPIFLGNHPNSAIILHYAWHGQGQSPSIRQLIMHSMAEWYMRGEQYDQAKLSRILDVAQDLKSLSMLLNGTPFAFVIDLAALASRREYLKLDKWLTDKIREHGEPFIQACVTFLKRRCPSIMGGLAPEKDQPKSAQLPPETMATMLGCLQSCAGSVSQELSETILTMVANCSNVMNKARQPPPGVMPKGRAPSTSSLDAISPVQVSVSPLQMDPLTAMGSLNLSSSATSHTQSMQGFPTPLGSAFSNPQSPAKAFPPLSNPNPSTPFGGIGSLSSQLGNTGPLGSGIGSGLGMPAVSSDPFGTRKMSTPGLNPTTFQQSKMKASDLSQVWPEANQHFSKEIDDEANSYFQRIYNHPPHPTMSVDEVLEMLQRFKDSTIKREREVFNCMLRNLFEEYRFFPQYPDKELHITACLFGGIIEKGLVTYMALGLALRYVLEALRKPFGSKMYYFGIAALDRFKNRLKDYPQYCQHLASIGHFLQFPLHLQECVQYIEYGQQSRDPPVKMQGSITTPGSLALAQAQAQSQPPKAPQPGQPSTLVTTATATTTVAKTTTITRPTPGSFKKDVPPSINTTNIDTLLVATDQTERIVEPPENVQEKIAFIFNNLSQSNMTQKVEELKETVKEEFMPWVSQYLVMKRVSIEPNFHSLYSNFLDTLKNPEFVKMVLNETYRNIKVLLTSDKAAANFSDRSLLKNLGHWLGMITLAKNKPILYTDLEVKSLLLEAYVKGQQELLYVVPFVAKVLESSLRSVIFRPQNPWTMAIMNVLAELHTEHDLKLNLKFEIEVLCKNLSLDINDLKPGTLLKDKDKLKSLEEQLSAPKKEAKPPEEMIPIVSTGIQHFQTGMPLVGDFLPFAAAPSTPAPTTTCSATGPPTPQFSYHDINVYALAGLAPHINININIPLLQAHPQLKQCVRQSIERAVQELVHPVVDRSIKIAMTTCEQIVRKDFALDSEESRMRVAAHHMMRNLTAGMAMITCREPLLMSIATNLKNSFAAALRAPTPQQREMMEEAAARVAQDNCELACCFIQKTAVEKAGPEMDKRLATEFELRKHARQEGRRYCDPVVLTYQAERMPEQIRLKVGGVDPKQLAVYEEFARNVPGFLPSNDLSQPTGFLAQPMKQQAWATDDVAQIYDKCMADLEQHLHAIPPALAMNPQTQALRSLLEAVALARNSRDGIAALGLLQKAVEGLLDATSGADADLLLRYRECHLLVLKALQDGRAYGPLWCNKQITRCLIECRDEYKYNVEAVELLIRNHLVNMQQYDLHLAQSMENGLHYMAVAFAMQLVKLLLVDERSVSHITEADLFHTIETLMRTSAHSRANAPEGLPQLMDVVRSNYEAMIDRAHGGPNFMMHSGISQASEYDDPPGLREKAEYLLREWVNLYHSAAAGRDSTKAFSAFVGQMHQQGILKTDDLITRFFRLCTEMCVEISYRAQAEQQHNPAASAAIIRAKCYHNLDAFVRLIALLVKHSGEATNTVTKINLLNKVLGIVVGVLIQDHDVRQTEFQQLPYHRIFIMLLLELNAPEHVLETINFQTLTAFCNTFHILRPTKAPGFVYAWLELISHRIFIARMLAHTPQQKGWPMYAQLLIDLFKYLAPFLRNVELNKPMQILYKGTLRVLLVLLHDFPEFLCDYHYGFCDVIPPNCIQLRNLILSAFPRNMRLPDPFTPNLKVDMLSEINIAPRILTNFTGVMPSQFKKDLDSYLKTRSPVTFLSELRSNLQVGGATLGPWKYLQHNDTSLEQVSNEPGNRYNIQLINALVLYVGTQAIAHIHNKGSTPSMSTITHSAHMDIFQNLAVDLDTEGRYLFLNAIANQLRYPNSHTHYFSCTMLYLFAEANTEAIQEQITRVLLERLIVNRPHPWGLLITFIELIKNPAFKFWSHDFVHCAPEIEKLFQSVAQCCMGQKQAQQVMEGTGAS